GGTTTTTTATTCCAAAATTGATGTAAAAAATAAAGGGGGAGTAAGTAAATGAAAGAAAAGAAAAAAGGGATAAAGATTAATGCCTTTTGTTTGTTATTTTGTGTTATTATTATTTGTGCTTTAGCATCATATGTTATTACACCTGGAACATTTGATCGTCAAATTGTTGATGGAAGAACTGTTGTTGTTCCTGGAAGTTATCATGTTATAGAAAAAGCGGCATTATCTCCGCTTGCTATATTCAATGCTATTCCAAATGGAATAATTGGTGCAGCAAATATGGTTGTTCTTATTTTATTAGTTGGTGGATCAATAGAGGTTTACAATAAATCTGGAGCAATAAATGCTGGAATAGGTAAGTTAGTAAAATCAGTTGGTTCAAAAGGTGGACCTTTAGTTATAACAGTATTCTTTGCAGTTTTTGCTATTTTAGGTGGATTTCTTGGTTGGATAGAAGTTTGTATTCCTTTTGCTCCGTTAATTATTCCTATACTTTTAGCATTAGGATATGACACTATTGTGGCTGTTTCAATTCTTGTTTTAGGTCTTATGGTTGGATTTGCAATAGGACCAACAAATATTTATACAGTTGGAATAGCACATCAGGTATCTCAGCTTCCAATATTTTCAGGAATAAAATTAAGACTTATAGCTTATTTTGTCTTTACAGGAATAACACTTATATATATTTTAATGTATGCTGCAAAAATAAAAAAAGATCCTGAAAAAAGTTATATGAAAGGAATAGATGTTTCTGATTTAAATGTAGACCTTTCAAAAAATGCAGAAATAACAAAAAGTCAGTCTATAGCACTTATAATTCTAGTTTTAACTTTTGTAGTTTCAGTTTATGGAATGCTTAAATTAAAATGGTCAATAGTTGATATGACAGGAGTATTTTTACTTAGTGGAATTATTGCAGGATTTGTTACTAAGATGAGTGCTTCTGATATTGCAGATAGTTTTATAGAAGGTTCAAAAGGAGCAATGGGAGGAGCAATGATAGTTGGTGTTGCTCGTGGAGTTCAATGGATTTTGGAACAAGGAGGAATTATTGATCCGATAATCAATGGATTATCACAGCTTCTTGATGGGCTTCCACCAATAGGATCAGCAATCGGTGTATTTATAGTAGTATCACTTTTAAATGCTTTAGTTCCATCAGGAAGTGGAAAAGCAATGGCTCTTATGCCTATTTTAATGCCACTTGCAGAGCTTATCGGAATTACTCGTCAAACAATGATACTTGCTTATCAGTTTGGAGATGGAATTTCAAATATATTCTGGTTTACATATGGAGGACTTTTAATATTCCTTTCTTATGGAAAGATTCCTCTTGCTCGTTGGTATAAATTTGTAATGCCATTGATTGCAGTAATGATTGTTTTAGCAATAATATTCTTATCTATTGCAGTAAAAATAGGATATGGTCCAGCATAATATTGAGGAGAGAAGATAATGATAAAAGAATTAGCAGAAAAGAATAAAGATTATGTCATAAAAATAAGAAGAGAGCTTCATATGAATCCAGGTCTTAGTTGGGAAGAATTTGAAGCTTCAAGAATAATAAAAAGAGAACTTGAAAAAATGGGGATACCATTTAAAGAATGTGCAGGAACAGGAGTTGTAGTAGATATAAAAGGAGAGCATGAAGGAAAATGTATTCTTTTAAGAGCAGATATGGATGCTCTGCCTGTAAAAGAATGTACAGAAGTAAATTATAAATCACAAAAAGATGGGGTAATGCATGCTTGTGGTCACGATGGACATGTGGCTCAGTTACTTGGTGCTGTAAAAATTTTAAATGAAAACAGAGATAAAATAAAAGGAACTGTAAGATGCGTATTTCAGCCTGCTGAAGAAATTGGGCAAGGAGCAGATAAGATGATAGAAGAGGGAGTTCTTGAAGGAGTAGATGGAGCTTTCGCAATTCATCTATGGTCAGATGTTCCTGTTGGAAAAGTTTCAGTTGAAGCAGGGCCAAGAATGGCATCAGCAGATAATTTTGAAATAAAAATAATAGGTAAAGGGGGACACGGTTCACTTCCTCAGCAATGTGTTGATCCAGTTGTTACAGCTTCGGCTTTTGTAATGAATCTTCAAAGCCTTGTAAGCAGAGAGACAAATCCAAATGACTCTTTAGTAATAACAGTTGGAAAACTTCAGGCAGGAACAACTGCTAATGTAATTCCAGGTTATGCTGTGGTAGAGGGAACAGCAAGATGTTTTAATCCTGAGCTTAGAAAAGATATTCCTAAGAAAATAGAAAGAATTTTAAAAGGAACAGCAGAAATGTATAGAGCTGAATATGAAATGAAATATATGTTTTATCCAGCTCCAGTAATAAATGATGAAAAATGTGCAGGAATTGCAAAAGAAAGTGTAAGAAAACTTCTTGGAGAAAATGGATTTTATTCTTTAGAAAAACTTACAACAGCAGAAGACTTCTCTGCATATTCAACAAGAGTTCCAGGAGTGCTGGCATTTGTAGGAGTAAAAAATCCAGAAAAACAATGTATGTATCCTCATCATCATGCTAAATTTAATATGGATGAAGATGGATTTGCCATTGGAACAGCATTGTATGTTCAATATGCTTTAGATTTTTTAAATAACTAATAAGTATAAAGAGAGAATGTAAGAGAGTGTAAATAATTTTGTGTATTTATCATCTCTTGATTATTAATTTTTAAATTACTTTAAAGGCTGAAAGGAAATTAAA
The sequence above is drawn from the Fusobacterium perfoetens genome and encodes:
- a CDS encoding YfcC family protein → MKEKKKGIKINAFCLLFCVIIICALASYVITPGTFDRQIVDGRTVVVPGSYHVIEKAALSPLAIFNAIPNGIIGAANMVVLILLVGGSIEVYNKSGAINAGIGKLVKSVGSKGGPLVITVFFAVFAILGGFLGWIEVCIPFAPLIIPILLALGYDTIVAVSILVLGLMVGFAIGPTNIYTVGIAHQVSQLPIFSGIKLRLIAYFVFTGITLIYILMYAAKIKKDPEKSYMKGIDVSDLNVDLSKNAEITKSQSIALIILVLTFVVSVYGMLKLKWSIVDMTGVFLLSGIIAGFVTKMSASDIADSFIEGSKGAMGGAMIVGVARGVQWILEQGGIIDPIINGLSQLLDGLPPIGSAIGVFIVVSLLNALVPSGSGKAMALMPILMPLAELIGITRQTMILAYQFGDGISNIFWFTYGGLLIFLSYGKIPLARWYKFVMPLIAVMIVLAIIFLSIAVKIGYGPA
- a CDS encoding M20 family metallopeptidase, encoding MMIKELAEKNKDYVIKIRRELHMNPGLSWEEFEASRIIKRELEKMGIPFKECAGTGVVVDIKGEHEGKCILLRADMDALPVKECTEVNYKSQKDGVMHACGHDGHVAQLLGAVKILNENRDKIKGTVRCVFQPAEEIGQGADKMIEEGVLEGVDGAFAIHLWSDVPVGKVSVEAGPRMASADNFEIKIIGKGGHGSLPQQCVDPVVTASAFVMNLQSLVSRETNPNDSLVITVGKLQAGTTANVIPGYAVVEGTARCFNPELRKDIPKKIERILKGTAEMYRAEYEMKYMFYPAPVINDEKCAGIAKESVRKLLGENGFYSLEKLTTAEDFSAYSTRVPGVLAFVGVKNPEKQCMYPHHHAKFNMDEDGFAIGTALYVQYALDFLNN